A genome region from Chrysemys picta bellii isolate R12L10 unplaced genomic scaffold, ASM1138683v2 scaf5112, whole genome shotgun sequence includes the following:
- the LOC135980616 gene encoding protein dispatched homolog 1-like: MAMNNGNNDFVVLSNGSILPSATSPSILSATDGGIAAQHLPSKEAPRAKVSLNGCLQLNGTIKPSFLPLDNQRTQQMLTQCCHPCPYHHPLSSHNKQQECHSLAGSTAPSPMTSCCLQPHTEYSTSICQKHTPMYQTTCCLQHSPSFCLHHQWPDHFQHQSVQQHVTSVR, from the coding sequence ATGGCTATGAACAATGGCAATAATGATTTTGTGGTCCTGAGTAATGGCAGCATCCTCCCCAGTGCTACCAGTCCCAGCATCCTTTCAGCTACTGATGGAGGCATTGCAGCCCAACATCTCCCCTCCAAGGAAGCACCAAGAGCAAAAGTGAGTCTAAATGGATGCCTGCAACTTAATGGTACAATCAAACCATCCTTTCTGCCTTTAGACAACCAAAGAACTCAACAGATGTTGACACAATGCTGCCACCCTTGCCCATACCATCATCCTTTAAGTAGCCATAATAAACAGCAAGAATGTCATTCACTGGCTGGGAGCACAGCACCATCTCCTATGActtcctgctgcctgcagccacATACTGAATATTCAACATCTATCTGCCAAAAACATACACCTATGTATCAGACCACCTGCTGCCTTCAACACTCCCCATCATTCTGCCTTCATCATCAATGGCCTGACCATTTTCAACATCAGTCTGTTCAACAACATGTAACCAGTGTAAGGTGA